Proteins found in one Dermacentor silvarum isolate Dsil-2018 chromosome 8, BIME_Dsil_1.4, whole genome shotgun sequence genomic segment:
- the LOC119460650 gene encoding terminal nucleotidyltransferase 5B, protein MSVEEARFSVLGYDQVVRLQELLEEPVSVQGRGNFPALETRLRDLVQRVRSQLGRQGVPVRDVRLNGGAASYVLEPDTSAEYNDLDVIFGCELGSSGAGGFERVKTAVLDALAELLPAGVKRINACALKEAYLHKLVKVATDEDRWSLVSLSNSLGRNVELKFVHRMRRQFEFSVDSFQIVVDPLLLLHQCGGGSAEALLPRCTQDFFPSVLAESVYGNFGQALEHLRRRLIATRNPEEIRGGGLLKYCHLLARGFHTTDSTRALERYMCSRFFIDFPEIQAQRAKLHSFLANHLSHERLRYSFLATLYRVVDGSTVCLMGHERRQTLQLIQELACRALLVQQQPPRLCGFAQPCWLLGLGPTLGPAGLSPGLAAGPL, encoded by the exons ATGAG TGTCGAGGAGGCCCGGTTCTCGGTGTTGGGCTACGACCAGGTGGTGCGGCTGCAGGAGCTCCTGGAGGAGCCCGTGTCCGTCCAGGGTCGCGGCAACTTCCCGGCGCTCGAGACTCGGCTGCGGGACCTGGTGCAGCGCGTGCGGTCGCAGCTGGGCCGCCAGGGCGTGCCCGTGCGGGACGTGCGGCTGAACGGCGGCGCCGCGTCCTACGTGCTGGAGCCGGACACGTCGGCCGAGTACAACGACCTGGACGTCATCTTTGGCTGCGAACTTGGCAgcagcggcgccggcggcttcgAGCGCGTCAAGACAGCCGTGCTTGACGCACTGGCCGAGCTGCTGCCGGCCGGCGTGAAGCGCATCAATGCGTGCGCCCTCAAGGAGGCCTACCTGCACAAGCTCGTGAAGGTGGCCACCGACGAAGACCGCTGGTCGCTCGTCTCGCTTTCCAACAGCCTGGGCCGTAACGTCGAGCTCAAGTTCGTGCATCGAATGCGGCGCCAGTTCGAGTTCAGCGTCGACTCGTTCCAGATCGTGGTGGACCCGCTGTTGCTGCTACACCAGTGCGGCGGCGGTTCGGCGGAGGCGTTGCTGCCACGCTGCACGCAGGACTTCTTCCCCAGCGTGCTTGCCGAGTCAGTGTACGGCAACTTCGGTCAGGCGCTGGAGCACCTGCGGCGGCGGCTCATCGCGACGCGCAACCCCGAGGAGATCCGCGGCGGCGGCCTGCTCAAGTACTGCCACTTGCTGGCGCGCGGCTTCCACACGACCGACTCGACGCGGGCCCTGGAGCGCTACATGTGCTCTCGCTTCTTTATCGACTTCCCCGAGATCCAGGCGCAGCGCGCAAAGTTGCACAGCTTCCTGGCCAACCACCTCTCGCACGAGCGGCTGCGCTACTCGTTCCTGGCGACCCTGTACCGCGTCGTGGACGGCTCTACAGTGTGCCTGATGGGCCACGAGCGGCGCCAGACGCTGCAGCTGATCCAGGAGCTGGCATGCCGCGCGCTGCTTGTGCAGCAGCAGCCGCCCCGGCTGTGCGGATTCGCCCAGCCCTGCTGGCTGCTCGGCCTGGGCCCCACGTTGGGCCCGGCGGGCTTGAGCCCCGGCCTGGCCGCAGGACCCCTCTGA